From Butyricimonas paravirosa, one genomic window encodes:
- a CDS encoding RNA polymerase sigma factor — MMGQRSVKDQEICDLLNARDQRGMELLFEAYYKSLVSWANTFLNDLGVAEDVVQEFFIALWNQEIHRELKPETLSSFLRVLVRNRCYNRLTKRDIFTCFVSVERVDCMFEEYDDSKDQLIAKVMDEVALLPNRSREILNGVFVEGMKYQEVADRYNISVSTVKTLLGTSIRKLRERMGREGFLDFLLVYCRYC, encoded by the coding sequence ATGATGGGACAGCGGTCGGTGAAAGATCAAGAAATTTGTGATTTGTTAAATGCTCGTGATCAACGAGGGATGGAGCTTTTATTCGAAGCTTATTATAAATCTCTGGTTTCATGGGCTAATACTTTTTTGAACGATCTCGGGGTAGCCGAGGACGTTGTTCAAGAATTTTTTATCGCTCTGTGGAATCAAGAGATTCACCGGGAATTAAAGCCGGAAACACTTTCTTCTTTTTTACGGGTGTTGGTTCGAAATCGTTGCTATAATCGATTGACGAAACGTGATATATTCACGTGTTTTGTGAGTGTGGAACGTGTCGATTGTATGTTTGAGGAATATGATGATTCGAAGGACCAGTTGATCGCTAAAGTGATGGATGAAGTTGCTCTTCTTCCGAATCGTAGTCGGGAAATATTGAATGGCGTTTTTGTTGAGGGAATGAAATATCAAGAAGTGGCAGATCGTTACAATATTTCGGTTTCTACAGTAAAAACTTTGTTAGGAACATCTATACGGAAACTACGAGAACGAATGGGGCGTGAAGGATTTCTTGATTTTTTGCTCGTTTATTGCCGGTATTGTTAA
- the queG gene encoding tRNA epoxyqueuosine(34) reductase QueG — translation MEALLEKAKECGFDACGIVPVDVLFRERERLERWIGQGFHAGMNYMANNIEKRENPALLVEGARSVIVTLTNYYTPKLQSEGIPVVARYAYGKDYHRVVKDRLFKLHTCLEEVTGRKITGRAFVDSAPVFEHEWARRAGLGWIGRNSLLIHPRLGSYCFIGVIISDFEPSRYSLPEERNFCGQCNRCVEACPTGALSSHEVNANLCISYNTIERKDDIPSEIKKKMGDRFFGCDACQEVCPWNRKAVLHHVEEFSPNEWLMRMSREEWLALDEETFQVRFKESPLQRPGLERIKHNL, via the coding sequence ATGGAGGCATTATTAGAAAAGGCCAAAGAGTGCGGGTTTGATGCCTGTGGCATTGTTCCGGTGGATGTTTTATTTCGGGAGAGAGAGAGGTTGGAGCGATGGATCGGACAAGGATTTCATGCAGGAATGAATTATATGGCGAATAATATAGAGAAGCGGGAGAATCCCGCTTTACTTGTTGAAGGGGCCCGCTCTGTGATTGTAACTCTGACTAATTATTATACTCCAAAACTCCAATCGGAAGGCATTCCGGTAGTTGCCCGCTACGCATACGGGAAAGATTATCACCGGGTGGTGAAAGACCGGTTATTTAAATTGCATACTTGTCTGGAAGAAGTGACCGGACGAAAGATTACGGGCCGGGCATTCGTGGATTCCGCTCCCGTGTTTGAACACGAGTGGGCTCGACGGGCCGGGTTGGGATGGATTGGCCGGAACTCTTTGTTGATTCATCCTCGTTTGGGGTCCTATTGTTTTATTGGTGTTATTATATCGGATTTTGAACCTTCAAGGTATTCTCTGCCCGAAGAGCGGAATTTTTGTGGTCAGTGTAACCGGTGTGTGGAGGCTTGTCCCACGGGAGCCCTTTCCTCGCATGAAGTGAATGCCAATCTTTGTATTTCTTATAACACAATAGAGAGAAAAGATGACATCCCGTCAGAAATAAAGAAAAAGATGGGAGATCGCTTTTTTGGGTGTGATGCCTGTCAGGAGGTCTGTCCGTGGAATCGGAAAGCCGTACTGCATCATGTAGAGGAATTTTCCCCGAATGAATGGTTGATGCGGATGAGCCGGGAAGAGTGGTTGGCACTTGATGAGGAAACATTTCAAGTCCGCTTTAAGGAATCGCCGCTCCAGAGGCCCGGTTTGGAACGGATAAAACACAACTTGTAA
- a CDS encoding SufE family protein — MTIEEIQNQIVDEFSMYDDWMDKYAYLIEIGNGLNAMDETHKTDDNLIKGCQSRVWFHAELRDGKLYFEADSDAIITKGIAGLLIRVFSGQTPHDIVNANLDFIDKIGLTQHLSPTRSNGLLSMVKQIKYYALAYEGK, encoded by the coding sequence ATGACGATAGAAGAGATTCAGAATCAAATCGTGGATGAGTTTTCCATGTATGATGATTGGATGGATAAATATGCTTATCTGATAGAAATAGGTAATGGCTTGAATGCGATGGACGAAACGCATAAGACGGATGACAATCTGATTAAAGGATGTCAGTCCAGGGTGTGGTTTCATGCCGAATTGCGAGATGGTAAGTTGTATTTTGAAGCGGATAGTGATGCCATTATCACGAAAGGTATTGCCGGATTATTGATCCGGGTATTCTCCGGTCAGACGCCTCACGACATCGTGAATGCTAATCTGGATTTTATCGACAAGATCGGTTTAACTCAACACCTGTCACCGACACGTTCTAACGGGTTGTTGTCGATGGTGAAACAAATAAAGTATTACGCCTTGGCATACGAGGGAAAATAA
- a CDS encoding aminotransferase class V-fold PLP-dependent enzyme, whose amino-acid sequence MFDVNRIRKDFPILEEKIYGKPLVYLDNGATTQRPLRVVEKMTEYYLRYNSNVHRGVHYLSNKCTDANEQARETVREFINAESTDEVIFTRGTTESINLVAYTFGEAFIREGDEIIVTEMEHHANIVPWQMLCERKKAVLKVVPFNDKGELDMEVFRGLLNERVRLVCVAYVSNVLGTVNPVKEMIDAAHALGAYALVDGAQAIQHIPVDVRALDCDFFAFSGHKVYGPTGVGVLYGKRCLLEQMPPWQGGGEMIKEVRFEKTTYNELPFKFEAGTPDFIGVVGLGEALEYVKSIGLQEIAEYEHGLMDYAMRQVREVPGIILYGDAANKSSVISFGIEGIHPFDLGTLLDKMGIAIRTGQLCAEPVMQHYGVQGMARASIAMYNTREEIDVFCEGLRKIEKIFKL is encoded by the coding sequence ATGTTTGACGTCAATCGGATTAGAAAAGATTTCCCGATACTGGAGGAAAAGATTTATGGCAAACCGTTGGTTTACCTGGATAACGGGGCAACAACCCAGCGACCTTTGCGGGTGGTGGAAAAGATGACGGAATATTATTTACGTTACAATTCCAACGTGCATCGGGGAGTGCATTATCTGAGTAATAAATGTACGGATGCCAATGAACAAGCCCGGGAAACCGTGAGAGAGTTTATCAATGCGGAGTCCACGGATGAGGTGATATTTACCCGGGGAACGACCGAGAGTATCAATCTCGTGGCTTACACTTTCGGGGAGGCTTTTATCCGGGAAGGTGACGAGATCATCGTGACGGAAATGGAACACCACGCCAATATCGTTCCCTGGCAAATGTTATGTGAACGCAAGAAGGCCGTGTTGAAAGTAGTTCCTTTTAATGATAAGGGCGAGCTGGACATGGAGGTGTTCCGGGGGCTTTTGAATGAGCGGGTAAGATTGGTATGTGTGGCTTATGTTTCTAACGTGTTGGGTACGGTGAATCCGGTGAAGGAGATGATTGACGCGGCACACGCTTTGGGAGCATACGCTTTGGTTGACGGAGCTCAGGCTATCCAGCATATCCCGGTTGACGTGCGGGCATTGGATTGTGACTTTTTCGCTTTTTCGGGGCATAAGGTGTACGGGCCCACGGGAGTTGGTGTCCTGTATGGAAAGCGTTGCCTGTTGGAACAGATGCCACCTTGGCAGGGCGGGGGAGAAATGATCAAGGAAGTTCGTTTCGAGAAAACGACTTACAACGAATTGCCTTTTAAATTCGAGGCAGGAACTCCGGATTTTATCGGGGTTGTCGGTTTAGGTGAGGCCTTGGAGTACGTGAAAAGTATCGGTTTACAAGAGATTGCCGAATATGAACATGGTCTGATGGATTATGCCATGAGACAGGTTCGGGAAGTTCCGGGCATTATCTTATACGGGGATGCCGCGAATAAGTCTTCCGTGATCTCGTTCGGAATCGAGGGCATACATCCTTTTGATCTGGGCACTTTGCTGGATAAGATGGGGATTGCCATACGTACGGGACAATTGTGCGCCGAACCCGTGATGCAACATTACGGGGTACAGGGAATGGCTCGCGCCTCCATAGCCATGTATAACACCCGGGAAGAAATTGATGTTTTCTGTGAAGGGTTAAGAAAGATAGAAAAGATTTTCAAATTATAA
- a CDS encoding metal-sulfur cluster assembly factor yields MGKSLMEDLVIEKLSTVYDPEVPVNIWELGLVYNIEFPKQNEVIVTMTLTAPGCPIADQIVQEVHDVVLTIDGIDEATVNLTFEPMWTPERMSETARLELGFDI; encoded by the coding sequence ATGGGAAAAAGTTTAATGGAAGATTTAGTGATCGAGAAATTATCTACCGTTTATGATCCGGAAGTTCCGGTGAATATATGGGAGTTAGGACTCGTTTATAATATTGAATTCCCGAAACAAAACGAGGTGATTGTTACCATGACCCTTACTGCTCCGGGATGTCCGATTGCCGACCAGATCGTGCAGGAGGTGCATGATGTCGTGTTGACGATTGACGGGATTGATGAAGCCACGGTAAACCTGACTTTCGAACCGATGTGGACTCCGGAAAGAATGAGCGAAACGGCCCGGTTGGAATTGGGGTTTGATATTTAA